From Kiloniellales bacterium, one genomic window encodes:
- the rpmE gene encoding 50S ribosomal protein L31, translating to MKKDIHPDYHEITVVMTDGSEFKTRSTYGNPGDSLRLDIDPKTHPAWTGVHRLVDTGGQLAKFNKRFQGLGLKS from the coding sequence TGAAAAAAGACATTCACCCGGATTACCACGAGATCACCGTCGTGATGACCGACGGCTCCGAGTTCAAGACCCGCTCGACCTACGGGAACCCGGGAGACTCGCTGCGCCTGGACATTGATCCCAAGACCCACCCGGCCTGGACGGGCGTGCACCGCCTGGTCGACACCGGGGGGCAGCTGGCGAAGTTCAACAAGCGCTTCCAGGGCCTCGGGCTGAAGAGCTGA
- a CDS encoding DUF1465 family protein, whose amino-acid sequence MQETGQSVAFLDGTFEEALSLTREARDYLAQQEGADRAKLAPEARLVASCETMRLTARLTQTMAWLLVQKAIHAGEMTREEALAPAHRLGGRKVCAVADPVAADYLPPRLAELLLASHALYTRVERLDGMLDAGDAV is encoded by the coding sequence TTGCAGGAGACCGGCCAATCCGTCGCCTTTCTCGATGGCACCTTCGAGGAGGCGCTCTCCCTGACCCGCGAGGCACGGGACTACCTCGCGCAGCAGGAGGGAGCCGACCGGGCCAAGCTGGCGCCCGAGGCGCGGCTGGTGGCCAGCTGTGAAACCATGCGCTTGACCGCCCGCCTGACCCAGACCATGGCTTGGCTGCTGGTTCAGAAGGCGATTCATGCCGGCGAGATGACCCGCGAGGAGGCTCTGGCACCGGCGCACCGGCTGGGCGGGCGCAAGGTTTGCGCGGTCGCCGACCCGGTCGCGGCGGACTATTTGCCGCCCCGGCTGGCCGAGCTCCTGCTCGCCAGCCACGCCCTCTATACGCGGGTCGAGCGTCTCGACGGGATGCTCGACGCGGGCGACGCCGTGTAG